The segment CCCACCAAGTTGTAAATGGGTTCGTAACATCTAGCAGCATGAGGAACTCGATGAAAACATTCAAGCAGAAATTATTTTAGTTCAAACAATCAGCCATCAGCTCAGGCCTAACTAACTTAATGTAAGTAAAAATATCACACGCTAAACCATCAACAATCACAGCAACCTTGAATGATACAACCAGCAACAAAACTCAAGCTCAAGCATAGATGACACAACATTGCAAATAAGGCATGGAGTAAAGGGATGACGATAATATATCACATTATTATTTGGCTACAATTCCGTGTTTTTTATTCATCAGGAATAAAATTAAAGCCACTTTGTCCAGGAGCATCCATCCAGCCTTAACCCAAAAAATAACCTCTGCTTGACGGTAAACAGCAACCACCAAGAAGAACATGACTGGATGTGCCACCTTCCCCTTCAGTTATAAATGTTTCCTTAATACATGGTCACAAGAATAAACTAGACAAGAACCCCCGAGTTTCAGCTCCTCTCAAAATAACATAATAAACAGTGCAGTAATAGTAGAATGGTAGTGGGAGGTGCCTAATCCGCACGGGATTGGCCAGCACGGGATGAGAGGATGATGCCGACAATGAGTCCGTAGAGAGCAAGTGCTTCTGCGAAAATGAGGATGAGGATCATGCCCACAAATAGCTTTGGCTGTTGTGCATTTGCCCTGAAATCAATGGCCCAAAAAGGAAGTCAAAATAATATTCAAAACTAAGCACCCATGCAGGAGCATTAGATAATACACAGATGACAGATGAAAGCAGGGTGAACTTAGGAAAGGAACATATCAAAGCAAATAATATTTAAAGCAGAAAACATTTCTGTTTCAAATTCCAACTGATTTAATTTACATAGAGCCTACAGACAGAATTCAGTGATTTTTATGGATTTATCTTGTGAATGAATCATAACTCACATTCAAATCTAATAATCATAATTCAGTGATTTTATGGGTAAACTTAGGAAAGGAACATATCAAACCTTAATGGAACATAGGTTGATCATAATTCAGTGAGGTAGCAAAACATAATTGTAAACTCCATGTCTTTCAATCATAAATAATCACAATGTTCCATGTACACCAGCTACACAGCTATTATTCACACATGAAAGTTTAAAGATACAGAAAGACCGGTAGCATAAGTTAACAATGTTAACTACTGTTTTCTGTTATCTGCTTTTTGATGAACACTATTTTTTGGTTAAAGGAGAATGTTTCCAAAAGTATAGCATCAAAATAAAATAAGCATGATGTagcatacatatatattatcaCTAAAACAAAACGAGATAATCAAAATGGGAAGAAACTTCTTTAATCGCAAAAGTAGCACCATTTGGGATATTTTCCTCTTTCACATGTATGATGACCTAAGAAGAAAATTTATGTACAAGCCCGTCATCATTAGGACAAAAGAACATCAGGTCTACAAAGAACTTTAAATGCTAATAACTACCTTACAGTACGTAGATTTTGGTTCTTATGACTTATGAGGCTAAAGCGAGTGAGCAACACCATTATGGCTTATAGTGTCACAATCTTAACCCAATCAACCTTAAAGCAATCAGAAGGTACAATATCAACATTATGGAGAGGATCTATAAGGTACTCCATTGGCATTAACAGCAGACAGTAGCAAAAGAaagcataagaagaaaaaaaaatgatatttgaTGCTTACTACATGCACAAGATGCAGATGTAAAAAGCTACTACATTGACATCAACCATAGATAATGATGTGAAATCGAAAGATGGTCTATCTAACCATCTAACATAGAAAAGCAGGCAAGAACAAGTTTACCTGACTCCAGCATCACCGACGATACCGATGGCCATGCCGGCGGCGAGCCCGGCGAGGCCACAAGCAAGCCCAGACGAGAGGTGCGCGTAGCCATCAAACAGGTAGTACGGCTTGGCCTTGGGGTTGATCCCAGTGCTGATGATGACGGCGATGATGAGACCGTAGATACCCAGAACACCAGCCATGACCACGGGCACGATGGACTTCATGACGAGCTCGGGCCGCATCACGCCCATCGACGCCACGCCCACGCCGCTCTTCGCCGTCCCGTAGGCCGCACCCATGCCTGCACCGGATCAAGAAACGGAAAGCGTCGTCAGCAACAACCCAACCAAGAAAGCGCTTTGATTCCAGCAATCCTGCCCCCGATCGGACCAAATCTGGCCCAGCAACGGAAGAATCCGGCACTGGCACGCCCGGGATCGAGCTAATCGGAGGCTGGAATTCGTTGACGTCGAGGCAAACTACGGAGCCCCGATGATAGATCGGGGCATCGGATGGTGAAAATCCAAACTTTCTTCGGAAAAACTAGAGCTTTTGGTACGGAATCGCTTGATCGCTAGgatggaagaggagaggaggatgaggggAGGGTACGTTCGTACATGAGAAgacgagggcggcggcggcgccgaggaAGCCGAAGAAGGGAGCCGTCTCATCGCCGCTGAACACCGACGACATCTTCCTCCgttctcctcttcttctctctcgctctcgctGACTCGCTTGCTCGGTCGGTCTCGGGCTTGCCGCGTCGCTGAGGCGAGGAAGACGGGAAGGTGGGTAGATGCGATCCCTCCCCGAGACCCCGACCTGATCTGCAAGACTGCAAATCTCCAGAAGCGAGGGCGTGTGCTTTTCCGATTTTGCCCCCGGGGTTGGATGGGTAGAGCCGTATAGGCGTATAGGCTGTCTTATTTTTTTTAGCGTAGGCTGTCTTTTTTAAAAGGAATACAGTGGAGAACCCACTGTtgtaattaatatattatttaaaagAAGAAGACCAAACTGTACAAAGAGGCTAGTCACGAACaacgaagaagaaaagaagactATATAAAGGAGTTTATCCAAGCAGAGAAAATTTCTCTAAGAGGGCTATTTATCTCGgagaagctacttttttcaAAGAGACTAGTCCTGTTGAAGACCAAACCATAAGGCTGTCTTGTTCAGCTTCAAACGTGCAGCCATGCATGGGTGATCTTATTCGTCGTCGATCGTTCATCTTGAATCGTAGCGTCAGCCATGAAACAAGAGTGTGGGAATCTCTTATGAACACGCAATCGATCTCTTTCGTGGCAATGAAATAGTTATGTGGATACTCTGTGTACCGATATGTTACGTGATATTAGATTCTAAGGTCTATTGGCACTCATGTGTTCTGCAAACgatattcataaaaaattatattttttatataatcttaaataaagatgatctttatataaaaaatatacgtATCGATGATATCTATAATTTTCTGTCAAATATTTAACTATaaagtatatacatataaagaGTATAACATATACAGATAAGGTACGTTATGTGTATACTTAACAACTCTAAATATTACGGAACTGAATATACAGTATATGATAATCCCAAAGATACAGAAGACGCATGCTAAAAAGGTCTTGATTAGTTACCCAATTTAAGAACAACTAGTATCCTAACCGAatttatctgatctttcttggTAAATAAGATGAAATATTTCTCTATTGATTTGATGAGATAGGAGATGGTACAAGACCCCTATATAAAGTAAGGACCCAGACCCCTGAAGAAGACTCTTTTTTTACAGGAGCACAACTCATTTATAACTCAATGCAAGCACTAGAAACTCAATGCAAGCACTAGAGCCACAGGAGATACTTGACGACTTCATCATTAATCTAGTTTAGATCTTATCTACTCATTGTAATAGATCTAGATATATTATATGTACTCGAATGAATACAGATATATCATCAACCACACATGACATATGGTATTACTCTAATCAGTGGCATGAACCTATATATACATTGTGTGTGCCTCGTCTCTGGTTCGATTACTGGATCACAAAGACAACCCCATTATTCTCACGGACATattatcagaaaaaaaaaccctcgatatttttaattaattttttttttcattcgaATCTGTTTAGATAccaaaaaatagttataaatttaTAGAATTTGTAGCCACTTTTTGGtatctaaatagattaaaatgaAAAAGTGTTCAATTATAAAGTTGTATTATCGATaggtataattttcatataaagattatCTTCATTCaagatcatatgaaaaaatttaaatatcatCTTCGTTCAGTACACAGAATGTTGATATGCCCTAGGCCCCACTGCCCGTAGTATATCGGCACATAAAGTGCCGGTAGTTACTTATTTCTACCAATATCggattttagatattattttataattttttaataaaataatattatttaaaaaaagctccaaaaagaaaaagaagggaagCTACAATTAGTGGAAGGGAAAGTAAAAAGTCTGAGCTCCTATAGGCTGGAGGTTCACGGTCGTCATTCCGAGAATAAATGTGAAATTTAAGGAGTGAGTGCCCAGATTGATGATTGAGattgtttattttgcatttaGTATATCACAAACAAAGATGTGTTTTCTTAGCTCCAGTAAGCATAGGAGCATTTCGTGCTATATAGGATCACGTTATTTGACACGCTGCGTGTTAAATATTATTCCACGCGTGGTGTTTGGACCAAACCGACCTGGCCGGAGCGACCAAATAGGTTTGCATACGGGAAGAAACAGAAAATAATCTattaaaaaacagaaaaaatacCTATTAAGAAACTAAAAAGCCAAAAAATACACGTTATGAAACAGAAAAACATACATTGTAAATAGGAAAAAACCTATTAAGAAACAGGA is part of the Phragmites australis chromosome 12, lpPhrAust1.1, whole genome shotgun sequence genome and harbors:
- the LOC133886575 gene encoding V-type proton ATPase 16 kDa proteolipid subunit-like; its protein translation is MSSVFSGDETAPFFGFLGAAAALVFSCMGAAYGTAKSGVGVASMGVMRPELVMKSIVPVVMAGVLGIYGLIIAVIISTGINPKAKPYYLFDGYAHLSSGLACGLAGLAAGMAIGIVGDAGVRANAQQPKLFVGMILILIFAEALALYGLIVGIILSSRAGQSRAD